In Oryza sativa Japonica Group chromosome 3, ASM3414082v1, one DNA window encodes the following:
- the LOC4331874 gene encoding aspartyl protease 25 precursor has protein sequence MAATTTIPLLLLLLAATVAAAAAELSVYHNVHPSSPSPLESIIALARDDDARLLFLSSKAATAGVSSAPVASGQAPPSYVVRAGLGSPSQQLLLALDTSADATWAHCSPCGTCPSSSLFAPANSSSYASLPCSSSWCPLFQGQACPAPQGGGDAAPPPATLPTCAFSKPFADASFQAALASDTLRLGKDAIPNYTFGCVSSVTGPTTNMPRQGLLGLGRGPMALLSQAGSLYNGVFSYCLPSYRSYYFSGSLRLGAGGGQPRSVRYTPMLRNPHRSSLYYVNVTGLSVGHAWVKVPAGSFAFDAATGAGTVVDSGTVITRWTAPVYAALREEFRRQVAAPSGYTSLGAFDTCFNTDEVAAGGAPAVTVHMDGGVDLALPMENTLIHSSATPLACLAMAEAPQNVNSVVNVIANLQQQNIRVVFDVANSRVGFAKESCN, from the coding sequence accaccatccctctcctcctcctcctcctggccgccaccgtcgccgccgccgccgccgagctctccGTGTACCACAACGTGCACccctcgtcgccgtccccgctcGAGTCCATCATCGCGCTCgcccgcgacgacgacgcccgcctcctcttcctctcctccaagGCAGCCACCGCCGGCGTCTCCTCCGCCCCCGTCGCCTCCGGCCAGGCCCCCCCGTCCTACGTCGTCCGGGCCGGCCTCGGCTCGCCGtcgcagcagctgctgctggcgctcGACACCAGCGCCGACGCGACGTGGGCGCACTGCTCGCCGTGCGGCACGTGCCCGAGCAGCAGCCTCTTCGCCCCGGCCAACTCCTCCTCCTACGCCTCCCTCCCGTGCTCCTCGTCGTGGTGCCCGCTGTTCCAGGGCCAGGCGTGCCCGGCGccgcagggcggcggcgacgcggcgccgccgccggcgacgctgccGACGTGCGCCTTCTCCAAGCCGTTCGCCGACGCGTCGTTCCAGGCGGCGCTCGCCAGCGACACGCTGAGGCTGGGCAAGGACGCCATCCCGAACTACACGTTCGGGTGCGTGAGCTCGGTGACGGGGCCGACGACGAACATGCCAAGGCAAGGGCTGCTCGGCCTCGGGCGTGGCCCCATGGCGCTGCTCTCCCAGGCCGGGAGCTTGTACAATGGCGTCTTCTCCTACTGCCTCCCGAGCTACAGGTCATACTACTTCTCCGGCTCGCTCCGgctgggcgccggcggcgggcagccGAGGAGCGTCCGGTACACGCCGATGCTGAGGAACCCGCACAGGTCGTCTCTCTACTACGTGAACGTGACGGGGCTCAGCGTGGGGCACGCGTGGGTGAAGGTCCCCGCGGGATCGTTCGCGTtcgacgccgccaccggcgccggcacgGTGGTGGACTCCGGCACGGTGATCACGCGGTGGACGGCGCCGGTGTACGCGGCGCTGCGGGAGGAGTTCCGGCGGCAGGTAGCGGCGCCGAGCGGGTACACGTCGCTGGGCGCGTTCGACACGTGCTTCAACACCGAcgaggtggccgccggcggagcCCCCGCGGTGACGGTGCACATGGACGGCGGCGTGGACCTGGCGCTGCCGATGGAGAACACGCTCATCCACAGCAGCGCCACGCCGCTGGCCTGCCTCGCCATGGCCGAGGCGCCGCAGAACGTCAACTCCGTCGTCAACGTCATCGCCAACCTGCAGCAGCAGAACATCCGGGTCGTCTTCGACGTCGCCAACTCCCGCGTCGGCTTCGCCAAGGAGTCCTGCAACTAA
- the LOC4331875 gene encoding protein EMBRYO DEFECTIVE 514: MAEPEVVVAAGGEAMEAEAAEPAAANPSQKREREEGDDSAAGAAGEEAAEGAAAKKQKVEGEGEAKGAEDEAKGEEEEGAKEEEAKPVKLGPKEFATGVEMFDYFFALLHSWAPQLEINKYEHMVLEDLLKKGHAESDRKIGAGIEAFEIRNHPVFQSRCFFVRRVDGSSDDFSFRKCVDSILPLPEDMKIGNKSNGKKGGGHFKGGGGRGGGRGGGRGGGRGFRGRGRRGN, encoded by the exons ATGGCTGAACCCGAGGTGGTGGTTGCCGCAGGTGGGGAGGCGATGGAAGCCGAGGCGGCGGAGCCGGCTGCGGCGAATCCGAGtcagaagagggagagggaggagggggatgactccgccgccggcgctgctggcgaggaggcggcggagggagctgCGGCCAAGAAGCAGAaggtggagggggagggggaggcgaagGGAGCGGAGGATGAGGCgaagggggaggaagaggagggcgcGAAGGAAGAGGAGGCGAAGCCGGTGAAGCTGGGACCCAAGGAGTTCGCCACGGGCGTCGAGATGTTCGACTACTTCTTCGCCCTGCTCCACTCGTGGGCGCCGCAGCTCGAGATCAACAAG TATGAGCATATGGTGTTGGAAGACCTGCTGAAGAAAGGCCATGCTGAGTCCGATAGGAAAATTGGAGCAGGAATTGAAGCATTTGAGATCCGCAACCACCCGGTGTTTCAGAGCCGCTGTTTCTTCGTTCGACGAGTTGATGGATCCTCTGATGATTTCAGCTTCCGTAAGTGCGTTGACAGCATACTTCCTCTCCCGGAGGACATGAAGATTGGCAATAAGTCCAATGGCAAGAAGGGTGGTGGCCACTTCAAGGGCGGTGGAGGTaggggaggaggacgaggtgGTGGCCGAGGTGGCGGGCGTGGTTTCCGCGGTCGGGGTAGGAGAGGCAACTAA